One Vitis riparia cultivar Riparia Gloire de Montpellier isolate 1030 chromosome 4, EGFV_Vit.rip_1.0, whole genome shotgun sequence genomic window carries:
- the LOC117912222 gene encoding endonuclease V isoform X1 translates to MTATLCSFNLMFSMEKRASPEISSAESHQFIENWIHVQDSLKRRLVTEDDFTWKLPKPTSTATVRGRIEEGDDKHVLKYVGGVDVSFSKDDPSVACGTIVVLDLGTLEVVYDDYSVVRLQTPYVPGFLAFREAPVLLKLLEKMKNSAHPFYPQLLMVDGNGLLHPRGFGLACHLGVLANIPTIGIGKTLHHVDGLTQSGVRELLEAKGNLTEDFIALTGYSGQTLGVAMRSTESSLKPIFVSIGHRVSLDTAIIIIKMTCNYRVPEPVRQADIRSRQYLQKHQWR, encoded by the exons ATGACTGCCACCCTCTGCTCCTTCAATTTAATGTTTTCTATGGAGAAGAGGGCATCACCAGAGATTTCATCAGCCGAGTCCCATCAATTTATCGAAAATTGGATTCA TGTTCAAGACTCTCTCAAGAGAAGATTGGTCACAGAAGATGATTTCACATGGAAACTGCCCAAACCCACATCGACAGCCACGGTCAGAGGAAGAATAGAAGAGGGTGACGACAAGCATGTGTTGAAGTATGTGGGTGGAGTTGATGTGAGCTTCTCAAAGGATGATCCGTCGGTTGCGTGTGGGACTATTGTCGTTTTGGATCTCGGCACTTTGGAAGTTGTGTACGATGACTACTCTGTTGTTAGGCTTCAAACCCCATATGTTCCTGGCTTCCTTGCCTTCAGAGAG GCTCCAGTTCTTTTAAAGCTTttggagaaaatgaagaacagtGCCCATCCTTTCTACCCACAG TTGCTAATGGTTGATGGCAATGGTTTACTTCATCCTCGAG GTTTTGGCTTGGCTTGTCATCTGGGTGTTCTGGCTAATATTCCAACAATTGGGATAGGAAAAACT TTGCATCATGTGGATGGTCTTACTCAATCTGGAGTGAGAGAACTTCTTGAAGCCAAAGGAAACTTGACTGAAGATTTTATTGCTTTAACAGGATACTCTGGCCAGACATTGGGAGTG GCAATGAGGTCAACTGAGAGCTCATTGAAGCCGATATTTGTTTCAATTGGTCACCGTGTATCACTTGACACAGCcatcataattattaaaatgacTTGCAATTATCGTGTGCCAGAGCCCGTTCGGCAG GCTGATATAAGATCAAGACAATACCTCCAGAAGCATCAATGGCGTTAA
- the LOC117912222 gene encoding endonuclease V isoform X2, with product MTATLCSFNLMFSMEKRASPEISSAESHQFIENWIHVQDSLKRRLVTEDDFTWKLPKPTSTATVRGRIEEGDDKHVLKYVGGVDVSFSKDDPSVACGTIVVLDLGTLEVVYDDYSVVRLQTPYVPGFLAFREAPVLLKLLEKMKNSAHPFYPQLLMVDGNGLLHPRGFGLACHLGVLANIPTIGIGKTLHHVDGLTQSGVRELLEAKGNLTEDFIALTGYSGQTLGVADIRSRQYLQKHQWR from the exons ATGACTGCCACCCTCTGCTCCTTCAATTTAATGTTTTCTATGGAGAAGAGGGCATCACCAGAGATTTCATCAGCCGAGTCCCATCAATTTATCGAAAATTGGATTCA TGTTCAAGACTCTCTCAAGAGAAGATTGGTCACAGAAGATGATTTCACATGGAAACTGCCCAAACCCACATCGACAGCCACGGTCAGAGGAAGAATAGAAGAGGGTGACGACAAGCATGTGTTGAAGTATGTGGGTGGAGTTGATGTGAGCTTCTCAAAGGATGATCCGTCGGTTGCGTGTGGGACTATTGTCGTTTTGGATCTCGGCACTTTGGAAGTTGTGTACGATGACTACTCTGTTGTTAGGCTTCAAACCCCATATGTTCCTGGCTTCCTTGCCTTCAGAGAG GCTCCAGTTCTTTTAAAGCTTttggagaaaatgaagaacagtGCCCATCCTTTCTACCCACAG TTGCTAATGGTTGATGGCAATGGTTTACTTCATCCTCGAG GTTTTGGCTTGGCTTGTCATCTGGGTGTTCTGGCTAATATTCCAACAATTGGGATAGGAAAAACT TTGCATCATGTGGATGGTCTTACTCAATCTGGAGTGAGAGAACTTCTTGAAGCCAAAGGAAACTTGACTGAAGATTTTATTGCTTTAACAGGATACTCTGGCCAGACATTGGGAGTG GCTGATATAAGATCAAGACAATACCTCCAGAAGCATCAATGGCGTTAA
- the LOC117913133 gene encoding uncharacterized protein LOC117913133: protein MAVSIKLTSTIVVALGLVSFIFGVVAENKKPPAGTPVPGKGVVICQYPSAPTVALGFLATVFTVIQTVVGFLSLFYPYKGRAIPKGAFLESTRWVIFVNIALATAGLGFAFLLWPTVTEHYHLSRNVHHDLETQCPTAKTGLLGGGAFLALDSSLFWLICLMLTGNVREDFFEEVDQDYRGDGQVIPFDDYAGAPGNVTTGVMA from the exons ATGGCAGTGAGTATTAAACTGACTTCAACCATTGTGGTAGCCTTGGGCTTGGTTTCCTTCATATTTGGTGTGGTTGCTGAAAACAAGAAG CCTCCTGCTGGAACCCCAGTTCCAGGGAAAGGTGTTGTTATCTGCCAGTACCCATCTGCTCCAACTGTAGCCCTGGGTTTTCTGGCTACTGTTTTCACTGTTATACAGACTGTGGTTGGTTTTCTGTCTCTGTTTTACCCTTACAAGGGTAGGGCTATTCCAAAGGGGGCCTTCTTGGAGAGCACTAGATGGGTAATCTTTGTCAACATTGCTCT GGCTACAGCAGGACTGGGGTTTGCTTTTCTGCTATGGCCAACAGTCACAGAACATTACCACTTGTCTAGGAATGTCCATCATGATCTAGAAACTCAATGCCCAACTGCCAAGACCGGTCTGCTTGGTGGTGGGGCGTTTCTTGCTCTGGATTCCTCCCTCTTCTGGCTGATCTGTCTCATGCTGACTGGCAATGTAAGGGAAGATTTCTTCGAAGAAGTAGATCAAGATTATAGGGGTGATGGCCAGGTTATCCCTTTTGACGATTATGCTGGTGCCCCTGGAAATGTAACTACAGGGGTTATGGCTTAA